A part of Candidatus Diapherotrites archaeon genomic DNA contains:
- a CDS encoding Fic family protein, with translation MAYLAKQKKGKQEYYYLVENIQIATGKRKQLRKYLGNEKPSETKLQIQVAKFEEEVEKEKIKLHGFHYLTKDEITEIDEINKEFWKRYNKQNKTVQEQFDQNFVMAFVFNSNSIEGSTLTPKEVELLLRENIAPNKPLEDVLEAKNAEKTLNFVKEHKEELTEEFLLNVHEIYFKETKPYVAGKYKTAQNRITGSAFETTPPKLVQTDIKLYFKEYEKLKKELHPLELAAWAHWKLVRIHPFQDGNGRTARIIMNFVLHKNGYAMIDIKTKEKQQYFKALEKCHYNNNARALAIRLVRRFKKQYQNALKG, from the coding sequence ATGGCTTATTTGGCAAAACAAAAGAAAGGCAAACAAGAATACTATTACCTGGTTGAAAACATTCAAATAGCCACTGGCAAGAGAAAGCAGCTTAGAAAATATCTGGGGAATGAAAAACCTTCTGAAACAAAGCTTCAAATACAGGTGGCAAAATTTGAAGAAGAAGTTGAAAAAGAAAAAATTAAATTGCATGGCTTTCACTATTTAACCAAAGATGAAATAACAGAGATCGACGAAATCAACAAAGAATTTTGGAAAAGATACAACAAACAAAATAAGACAGTGCAGGAACAATTTGACCAGAACTTTGTAATGGCTTTTGTTTTCAACTCAAATTCAATTGAAGGCAGCACTTTAACACCAAAAGAAGTTGAACTGCTGTTAAGAGAAAATATTGCGCCGAATAAGCCGCTTGAGGATGTGCTTGAGGCAAAGAATGCAGAAAAAACGCTAAACTTTGTGAAAGAACACAAAGAAGAATTAACAGAAGAATTTTTGCTGAACGTACATGAAATATATTTTAAAGAAACCAAACCTTACGTTGCAGGCAAATACAAAACAGCACAAAATAGGATAACTGGCTCTGCATTTGAGACCACCCCACCAAAACTTGTGCAAACAGACATAAAACTGTATTTCAAAGAATATGAAAAACTCAAAAAAGAATTACACCCACTGGAGCTTGCCGCTTGGGCGCACTGGAAGCTTGTAAGAATTCACCCATTCCAAGATGGCAATGGAAGAACAGCAAGAATAATAATGAATTTTGTTTTACACAAAAATGGCTATGCAATGATTGACATAAAAACAAAAGAAAAACAACAATACTTCAAAGCATTAGAAAAATGCCATTACAACAACAATGCAAGGGCGTTGGCAATCAGGCTTGTGAGAAGATTCAAAAAACAATACCAAAATGCGTTGAAAGGATAG
- a CDS encoding RuBisCO large subunit C-terminal-like domain-containing protein, which translates to MKQIISTLELKEIDIKKLEPFIERWKQIKDLPCDNIEFHETDKNTILVKLYYPLDIFDRSVSQFVTVLFGELSFVKNFGKVKFLELQLPNEVYKWFTGPKFGTEEIKKRFDVSNYPLLMAIIKPSLGKTLTTEILETKIKSVLSGGFNAVKDDEMQGNLNYAPLKHRIKLAKKYQKYIPAINLDKAEDFRKVVSDEKIGAVLINASTLGFPLLHEIKKISKVPIISHPALQGVYGYSFSHKVFAMLHRLFGCDGYICPIADVDYFNVSKQEEKEIIMEFTKDLPIKKTMPLLAGGARINSLKNIMAPYEKMRIPYGLVFGYQIFADDKKSSQMCKNVVEKVRRIKQNL; encoded by the coding sequence ATGAAGCAAATTATTTCAACATTGGAATTAAAGGAAATTGATATTAAAAAATTAGAACCATTTATTGAGCGCTGGAAACAGATTAAAGACCTGCCTTGTGACAATATTGAATTTCATGAAACTGACAAAAACACTATTTTAGTTAAATTATATTACCCTTTAGATATTTTTGACCGTTCAGTTTCACAGTTTGTAACAGTGCTGTTTGGGGAATTGTCATTTGTTAAGAACTTTGGAAAAGTAAAATTCTTAGAACTACAATTGCCAAATGAAGTTTACAAATGGTTTACAGGCCCAAAATTTGGAACTGAAGAAATAAAGAAGCGATTTGACGTTTCCAATTACCCGCTTTTAATGGCTATAATTAAACCTTCACTGGGAAAAACTCTAACCACAGAAATATTGGAAACAAAAATAAAATCTGTTTTATCAGGCGGATTCAATGCAGTAAAAGATGACGAAATGCAAGGGAACTTAAACTATGCGCCATTGAAACACAGAATTAAACTTGCAAAGAAATATCAAAAATACATTCCAGCCATAAACTTGGATAAGGCAGAAGATTTTAGGAAAGTAGTATCTGATGAAAAAATAGGGGCGGTTCTAATCAATGCTTCTACTCTTGGATTTCCCTTGCTTCATGAAATCAAGAAAATTTCAAAAGTTCCCATAATCTCACATCCTGCATTGCAGGGAGTTTATGGATATAGTTTTTCTCACAAAGTTTTTGCAATGCTGCACAGGCTGTTTGGCTGCGATGGTTACATATGCCCTATCGCAGACGTTGATTATTTTAATGTAAGCAAACAAGAAGAAAAAGAAATAATCATGGAATTTACAAAAGACTTGCCTATCAAAAAAACCATGCCATTACTTGCTGGTGGGGCAAGAATCAATAGCTTGAAGAATATTATGGCGCCATATGAAAAAATGAGAATTCCTTATGGTTTGGTATTTGGCTATCAAATCTTTGCAGACGATAAGAAGTCTTCACAAATGTGTAAAAATGTGGTTGAAAAAGTAAGAAGAATTAAGCAAAATCTATAG
- a CDS encoding ribbon-helix-helix domain-containing protein, translated as MEHVSIKLDAAFAKQIERDMREFNYTTKTEFIRESIRDKLKQLAAEREKKKAWEALFAVRGILKGKVPMRTREEEQQFEKKIDREIREHYEKKFGINLK; from the coding sequence ATGGAGCACGTGAGCATTAAATTGGATGCTGCCTTTGCAAAGCAGATTGAGAGAGACATGCGAGAATTCAATTACACTACCAAAACAGAATTCATTAGAGAGTCCATTAGAGATAAATTAAAACAGCTGGCAGCAGAAAGAGAGAAAAAGAAAGCGTGGGAAGCACTATTTGCTGTAAGAGGAATACTCAAGGGAAAGGTGCCGATGCGAACCAGAGAGGAAGAGCAACAATTTGAGAAAAAGATTGACAGAGAAATAAGAGAACACTATGAAAAAAAATTTGGAATCAATCTAAAGTAA
- a CDS encoding Fic family protein has protein sequence MFIEIKKVGNKKKYYLVHSFRDGKKVRKIRRYLGSNLSKEKLVQMREVAEKQILQRVKIFKKINDPLLEVLTEEEIKKIKELETKKAFKIFHLSEEQWQRFSEIFTYNTNAIEGSELTQKEVNQILEKDKWPEDKTKEDISEAYGVTEAIKFIRKTKEHISIELIKQIHEIVFRNSKPFAGKIRQKGIEVVVRDGLGNIVHQGAPSEKTAELLKELSQWYNKYKNKYPPILLATVVHNQFENIHPFQDGNGRVGRILMNNILIKHGLPPVNIDFKNRKKYYESLQEYENNHDIRPTIELLLDEYKKLRKQLKATTNK, from the coding sequence ATGTTTATCGAAATAAAAAAAGTCGGAAACAAGAAGAAATATTATCTAGTTCATTCATTTAGAGATGGAAAGAAAGTTAGAAAAATTCGAAGATATCTGGGGAGCAATCTAAGCAAAGAAAAACTTGTACAAATGAGGGAAGTTGCAGAAAAACAAATTTTACAAAGAGTAAAAATATTTAAGAAAATAAATGACCCGCTGCTTGAAGTTTTAACAGAAGAAGAAATAAAAAAAATAAAGGAACTTGAAACAAAAAAGGCCTTTAAAATATTTCATTTATCTGAAGAACAATGGCAAAGATTCTCAGAAATATTCACCTACAATACTAACGCAATTGAAGGAAGCGAACTAACCCAAAAAGAGGTAAACCAAATATTAGAAAAAGACAAATGGCCTGAAGATAAAACTAAAGAAGACATTTCAGAAGCATATGGCGTTACAGAAGCAATCAAATTTATAAGAAAAACAAAAGAACACATTTCGATTGAACTAATCAAACAAATCCACGAAATTGTTTTCAGAAATAGTAAGCCATTTGCCGGCAAAATAAGACAAAAAGGAATAGAAGTTGTTGTAAGAGACGGTCTTGGGAATATTGTTCATCAAGGAGCGCCATCAGAAAAAACTGCTGAATTACTAAAAGAACTATCACAATGGTACAACAAATACAAAAACAAATACCCCCCCATTTTACTCGCAACAGTTGTACACAACCAGTTTGAAAACATTCACCCTTTTCAGGACGGAAATGGGAGAGTTGGAAGAATACTAATGAACAATATACTAATAAAGCACGGATTGCCTCCAGTAAACATTGATTTCAAAAACAGGAAAAAATACTATGAATCATTGCAAGAATATGAAAACAACCATGACATCAGACCAACAATCGAATTACTGCTTGATGAGTACAAAAAGCTAAGAAAGCAATTAAAGGCGACTACAAATAAATAA
- a CDS encoding addiction module toxin RelE, giving the protein MPFEYDFSDGLEETLEKLFKKDKNLYDSLMKKIEEVVSRDETTIGFYKNLRYDLKEFKRVHVAKSFVLFFKVFKEKNFIIFDKFGHHDDMYRR; this is encoded by the coding sequence GTGCCATTCGAATACGACTTCAGCGATGGGTTAGAGGAAACTCTTGAAAAGCTGTTCAAGAAAGACAAAAACCTCTACGACTCTTTGATGAAAAAAATTGAAGAAGTTGTCTCAAGAGATGAAACCACAATAGGATTCTACAAAAATCTGCGATACGATTTGAAGGAATTCAAAAGAGTTCACGTTGCGAAAAGCTTTGTGCTCTTCTTCAAAGTATTCAAAGAAAAAAATTTCATTATTTTTGATAAATTTGGGCACCACGATGATATGTATAGGCGATAA
- a CDS encoding UPF0175 family protein encodes MKTELVSARFEKTDTALIEEVAKEEKTDKTTALKRIFSLGAKQYKLEKAIEQYQKGQISIGKAAEKAGVSLWEIMDELKERNIVNPLGEEEFKEGLKNLEKVWK; translated from the coding sequence ATGAAAACTGAGTTAGTTTCCGCAAGATTTGAAAAGACAGACACTGCACTAATAGAAGAAGTTGCCAAAGAAGAAAAAACAGACAAAACTACGGCCTTGAAAAGGATATTTTCACTGGGGGCAAAACAGTACAAGCTAGAAAAAGCCATAGAGCAATACCAAAAAGGACAAATAAGCATAGGCAAAGCAGCAGAAAAAGCAGGAGTCAGCTTGTGGGAAATAATGGACGAACTAAAAGAAAGAAACATAGTTAACCCGTTAGGCGAAGAGGAATTCAAAGAAGGCCTCAAAAACCTTGAAAAGGTTTGGAAATGA
- a CDS encoding AbrB/MazE/SpoVT family DNA-binding domain-containing protein, with protein MKRKVIRQGHNTFTVTIPIRWARQQGLSPGSEIDLVEKGNSLVINTDKVNNNGNTRAEIDITGLPNKLLWRYISAVYRAGYDEIKINFDSTENNNEKLNELYYERLFPSPSNESLNLYDTTDWFYRGLVPKRVPNITALDSIQALVNRFIGVEIIEQKQGYVVVKQLGEISYKEFDNALKRIFMLLISMGKDVLEAIEKNDFSTLRTIHMIDTNIDRFQDYCFRVFNVKGYEEYKKTPTIYSTIFLLELVGDEYKIIAQHVTQDKHKYKKNCLKLLSEINSHFESYYSLFCNFELKKAVKIFEREDEIEKNARKLYEKCSDEEKELLHHLKKIARLTISLVELAIDLKAEKSFEPEPPSKTKR; from the coding sequence ATGAAGAGAAAGGTCATAAGACAGGGCCACAACACTTTTACTGTTACTATTCCTATTAGGTGGGCCAGGCAGCAGGGCCTGAGCCCTGGCTCTGAAATTGATTTAGTTGAAAAAGGAAATTCTCTTGTAATAAACACTGACAAGGTCAATAACAACGGCAACACCAGGGCTGAAATTGACATTACAGGCCTTCCCAACAAGCTTTTATGGCGTTATATTTCAGCTGTGTACAGGGCAGGCTATGATGAAATAAAAATCAATTTTGACAGCACTGAAAACAATAACGAGAAATTGAATGAATTGTACTATGAAAGGCTTTTCCCAAGCCCCTCTAATGAAAGCCTTAACCTTTATGATACAACCGACTGGTTTTATAGGGGCCTTGTGCCTAAGAGAGTGCCTAATATTACTGCGCTTGATTCAATTCAGGCTTTAGTGAATAGGTTCATTGGGGTGGAAATAATTGAGCAAAAACAGGGTTATGTGGTAGTAAAACAGTTGGGGGAAATTTCCTACAAGGAATTCGACAATGCATTGAAGAGGATTTTCATGCTCTTGATTTCAATGGGGAAGGATGTATTAGAAGCAATAGAAAAAAACGATTTTTCAACTCTTAGAACAATTCACATGATTGACACAAACATTGACAGGTTTCAAGACTACTGCTTCAGGGTGTTCAACGTTAAAGGCTATGAGGAATACAAGAAGACGCCCACAATTTATTCCACTATTTTTCTGCTTGAGCTTGTAGGAGACGAATACAAGATAATTGCACAGCATGTAACCCAGGACAAGCACAAGTACAAGAAGAACTGCCTTAAATTGTTAAGTGAAATCAACTCCCACTTTGAATCCTATTATAGCCTGTTTTGCAATTTCGAGCTTAAAAAGGCAGTAAAGATTTTTGAGAGAGAAGATGAAATTGAGAAGAATGCAAGAAAGCTTTACGAGAAATGCTCTGACGAAGAAAAAGAATTACTGCATCACCTGAAGAAGATTGCAAGGCTTACTATTTCTCTTGTAGAACTGGCAATAGACCTGAAAGCTGAAAAATCTTTCGAGCCAGAGCCTCCCTCAAAAACAAAGCGCTAA
- a CDS encoding DUF1858 domain-containing protein has translation MKKITKEMTMQEILELKPEAAQTMMKNGLHCLGCHVSMYETLEQGCLAHGMDGKKINEIVKEINKNNSKNSKKG, from the coding sequence ATGAAGAAAATAACAAAAGAAATGACAATGCAAGAAATACTTGAATTAAAGCCAGAGGCAGCGCAAACCATGATGAAAAACGGGCTTCACTGCCTGGGCTGCCATGTCTCAATGTATGAAACATTAGAGCAAGGCTGCCTGGCCCACGGAATGGATGGAAAGAAGATTAACGAGATAGTGAAAGAAATCAACAAGAATAATTCAAAAAATTCAAAGAAAGGGTGA
- a CDS encoding ferredoxin: MAKYKIEHDRPNCIGCGACAAVCPGNWEMTGDKAKPKKTDLNELGCNMNAAQSCPVNVIHITDTQAKKKLI; this comes from the coding sequence ATGGCAAAATACAAGATAGAGCATGACAGGCCAAACTGCATTGGCTGCGGGGCCTGCGCTGCAGTATGCCCCGGCAACTGGGAGATGACTGGAGACAAAGCAAAGCCAAAGAAAACAGACTTGAACGAACTAGGATGCAACATGAATGCAGCGCAAAGCTGCCCAGTGAATGTAATACACATCACAGACACTCAAGCAAAAAAGAAGCTTATCTGA
- a CDS encoding metal-dependent hydrolase: MDTFSHPFWTYFLARKKYWVKQAVIASIIPDIPFIATLIITTLLGLSFTQFLSFYKGSIAFQVSNLLHSFIVFAIISIVILIKFQQFKGVVFGLGFHNVLDLFTHANYGHQIFWPLSKFTFVSPIGYAEPQYYAIELNIINFSLIITAIIYLWREKNPKTKALRNK; the protein is encoded by the coding sequence ATGGACACTTTCTCTCACCCTTTCTGGACTTACTTTCTTGCAAGAAAAAAATACTGGGTGAAACAGGCAGTAATTGCATCAATTATTCCTGACATTCCATTCATTGCAACCCTAATTATTACAACACTCTTAGGGTTAAGCTTCACCCAATTCCTTTCTTTTTATAAGGGCTCAATTGCTTTCCAAGTGTCAAATTTACTGCATTCGTTCATAGTTTTTGCAATAATTTCAATTGTAATACTAATAAAATTCCAGCAATTTAAAGGAGTGGTTTTCGGGCTGGGATTTCATAATGTTCTGGACCTTTTCACTCACGCAAATTACGGGCACCAAATCTTCTGGCCCCTATCAAAATTTACTTTTGTTTCCCCCATAGGCTACGCTGAACCTCAATATTATGCAATAGAACTCAATATAATAAATTTCTCTTTAATAATAACCGCAATAATTTATTTATGGAGAGAAAAGAACCCAAAAACAAAAGCCCTGCGAAACAAATAA
- a CDS encoding glycosyltransferase: protein MRLAVFTDTFWPQINGVVTSIANSCNALAEKGHEIIIFAPQPKEKKAGLKLNKKIKVQWIAAINLPTYKEYRISPPLSIKAEEEVRKFNPGIIHVHTPFSLGWIGVSLAKIMRKPLIGTYHTLLPEFLVYLPLPLIKKTDIAKKISWAYTKLFYKNCNVITTPSEAMKKELEAHGLKNVFVLSNAIDFELFNESRKKEFDLKKIRLVYFGRISYEKNIEVIIKAVKILKQKKFPVEFRVIGNGPAIESLKEESKKAGLEKEVQFLGAFRGKKLAEKVSESNIFVTASTIETQGLTVFEAMAIGLPCIGADYLAIPEAIKEGVNGFLFKAFNEKQLAEKIIKLHSSQELMQGLSENAVNTAKEKSIKNIERELEKLYEKTKKSK, encoded by the coding sequence ATGAGGCTTGCTGTATTCACTGATACTTTCTGGCCGCAGATAAATGGGGTTGTGACCTCAATTGCCAATTCGTGCAATGCCCTGGCAGAAAAAGGCCATGAAATAATAATTTTTGCTCCTCAACCAAAAGAAAAAAAAGCCGGATTAAAATTAAATAAAAAAATCAAGGTGCAATGGATTGCTGCAATCAACCTGCCCACATACAAGGAGTACAGGATTTCGCCTCCACTATCAATAAAAGCAGAAGAAGAAGTAAGAAAATTCAATCCGGGCATAATTCACGTGCACACACCTTTCTCTCTTGGATGGATTGGAGTCAGCCTAGCAAAAATAATGAGGAAGCCCTTGATTGGAACTTATCATACACTCCTCCCTGAATTTTTGGTTTACCTTCCTCTGCCCCTAATAAAAAAAACAGACATTGCAAAAAAGATCAGCTGGGCTTACACCAAATTATTCTACAAAAACTGCAATGTAATTACAACGCCCTCAGAGGCAATGAAAAAAGAACTGGAAGCACACGGCCTGAAGAATGTGTTCGTGCTTTCCAATGCAATAGACTTTGAGTTATTCAATGAATCTAGGAAAAAAGAATTTGACTTAAAAAAAATAAGGCTGGTTTACTTTGGAAGGATAAGCTACGAGAAAAACATTGAAGTAATAATCAAGGCAGTGAAAATACTTAAACAGAAAAAATTTCCTGTGGAATTCAGGGTAATAGGTAATGGTCCTGCAATTGAATCCCTGAAAGAAGAATCAAAAAAAGCCGGGCTGGAGAAAGAAGTGCAATTCTTGGGTGCATTCAGGGGAAAGAAATTGGCAGAAAAAGTAAGTGAAAGCAACATCTTTGTTACGGCAAGCACGATTGAAACCCAAGGCCTTACAGTGTTCGAGGCAATGGCCATAGGGCTTCCGTGCATCGGGGCAGACTACCTTGCAATACCCGAAGCAATCAAGGAAGGAGTAAATGGATTCTTGTTCAAGGCATTCAATGAAAAGCAGTTAGCAGAAAAAATAATTAAACTTCATTCATCACAAGAATTAATGCAGGGGCTATCAGAAAACGCAGTGAATACAGCTAAAGAGAAATCAATTAAAAACATTGAAAGAGAGTTGGAGAAATTATACGAAAAAACAAAGAAATCAAAGTAA
- a CDS encoding geranylgeranyl reductase family protein, whose translation MKQEFDAIIVGAGPAGSSCACFLGMQGIHTLLLEKERMPKEKACGDGLSWKTLALLRELKIEKEIERRPHKKIYGITVSSPEGITAEIPIEIIKGKPSGYVFKRKDFDGILFEKAKAFSSVKAIEGFEVKGLTEKKGKITGVKGIDPKGKEKEFHAKVIAGADGVNSLIAEKIRGREHDSKHNCIALRAYYRNVKGCKDKIEIHFIKDLIPGYFWVFPEAEGLYNVGLGIIECDMKKMGKNLREELQRIIKKEPLFKERFRNARRITPLKGWQLPFGSKKRKVQEKNCILLGDAAGLVDPFSGEGISNSVASGIIAAKVIGEALKEKNEKKFERKLCEYEKELWNELWPELKRSYRLQKAGKMKFLLNWIIRKANKSKKANELIAESLAKVQMREKPEFNLIFLLKVLFS comes from the coding sequence ATGAAGCAGGAATTTGACGCAATAATTGTAGGCGCAGGGCCTGCTGGCTCGAGCTGCGCGTGCTTTCTTGGAATGCAGGGAATTCACACTTTGCTTTTGGAGAAAGAAAGAATGCCGAAAGAAAAGGCATGCGGTGACGGATTGAGCTGGAAGACTCTTGCCCTCCTTAGGGAACTCAAAATAGAAAAAGAAATTGAGAGAAGGCCTCACAAGAAAATTTACGGGATAACAGTTTCTTCCCCGGAAGGAATTACAGCAGAAATCCCAATAGAAATAATAAAAGGAAAGCCTTCAGGCTACGTGTTCAAAAGAAAAGACTTTGACGGAATCCTGTTCGAAAAAGCAAAGGCATTCAGTTCAGTGAAAGCAATTGAAGGGTTTGAAGTGAAAGGCCTTACTGAAAAAAAAGGAAAAATAACTGGAGTAAAAGGAATTGACCCAAAAGGAAAAGAAAAAGAATTCCATGCAAAAGTTATTGCGGGGGCAGACGGGGTGAACTCGCTTATAGCAGAAAAAATAAGAGGAAGAGAACATGATTCAAAGCATAACTGCATTGCGCTCAGGGCTTATTACAGGAATGTCAAAGGCTGCAAAGACAAAATAGAAATTCACTTCATTAAAGATTTGATTCCAGGATATTTCTGGGTTTTCCCTGAAGCAGAAGGCCTGTACAATGTAGGCCTTGGAATAATTGAATGTGACATGAAGAAAATGGGAAAGAACTTGAGGGAAGAACTCCAACGAATAATAAAAAAGGAACCATTATTCAAGGAAAGATTCAGGAATGCGAGAAGGATTACACCATTAAAGGGATGGCAGCTGCCTTTTGGCTCAAAGAAAAGGAAGGTACAGGAAAAGAACTGCATTTTATTGGGAGACGCAGCAGGGCTTGTAGACCCTTTTTCAGGTGAGGGCATATCAAATTCTGTTGCAAGCGGGATAATTGCAGCAAAAGTGATAGGTGAGGCACTGAAAGAGAAAAACGAAAAAAAATTTGAAAGAAAACTGTGCGAGTATGAAAAAGAATTATGGAATGAATTATGGCCTGAATTGAAGAGGAGTTACAGGCTACAGAAAGCAGGCAAAATGAAGTTCTTGCTTAACTGGATTATAAGGAAAGCAAACAAAAGCAAAAAAGCAAATGAATTGATTGCAGAAAGCCTTGCAAAAGTGCAAATGAGGGAAAAACCGGAATTCAACTTAATATTTTTACTGAAAGTGCTTTTCAGCTGA
- a CDS encoding hydrogenase/urease maturation nickel metallochaperone HypA, producing the protein MHEHAIVEEIVMQARKKLNGKEPKRIVLELGEIAELTEEELRQALKREVRWEIEIDKKNSSVECPCGYKGRAMVAERGHGFILINCSKCGKFNPKILEGKDLLLKKVE; encoded by the coding sequence ATGCACGAGCACGCAATAGTGGAAGAAATTGTAATGCAAGCGCGAAAGAAATTGAATGGAAAAGAGCCTAAAAGAATAGTGCTTGAATTAGGAGAAATAGCTGAGCTCACAGAAGAAGAATTAAGGCAGGCATTGAAAAGGGAAGTGAGATGGGAGATTGAAATAGACAAAAAAAATTCTTCGGTGGAATGCCCTTGTGGCTACAAAGGAAGAGCAATGGTTGCAGAGAGGGGGCATGGCTTTATTTTAATCAATTGTTCCAAGTGCGGGAAATTCAATCCAAAAATCCTGGAAGGAAAAGACCTCCTGTTAAAAAAGGTTGAATGA
- a CDS encoding nickel-dependent hydrogenase large subunit codes for MNGMELEIESMTKIEGHTGLKVKISGNKVEKVELRVSENKRFFEEAVIRKNFNEIPFLVSRICGTCSSSHLLASVKAIENAFDVRQSPQTLALRTLLINATMLRDHGMHLYYFVLPDLFEKESILDFNGKLEKWVRDSMSVRNAGVQLAEAVGGRSIHPLTPLIGGFSKTPEKEKLNECVKSLKRIRLQVIDLIDLFYNHKINFERKTDYVCLAGEPYNFLEGEIINSRGICIPEDQMLKYVEEFVIPYSSASQFEFDDKAYMVGALSRLNLNKYHLHNETKNDVMRAVEKFPSNSCFDNNLAQAVEMLHCIDYSIELIELNDFVKEEVPAIEPIESEGIGVVEAPRGTLYHEYHFNEEGKATHCNIIIPTAQNAKNIEHDIKDFIEPKLSLQKEALSLECEKVVRAYDPCMSCATHFLKVEWL; via the coding sequence ATGAATGGAATGGAATTGGAAATTGAGTCAATGACAAAGATTGAAGGCCACACAGGCCTTAAAGTAAAGATTTCAGGGAATAAAGTGGAAAAAGTTGAATTGAGGGTTTCAGAGAACAAGCGCTTCTTTGAGGAAGCAGTAATCAGAAAGAATTTCAATGAAATTCCTTTCCTTGTCTCAAGAATTTGTGGCACTTGTAGTTCTTCCCACCTCCTTGCTTCAGTCAAGGCAATAGAGAACGCCTTTGATGTAAGGCAGAGCCCTCAGACCTTGGCTTTAAGGACTCTTTTAATAAATGCCACAATGCTGAGGGATCATGGAATGCACTTGTATTATTTTGTGCTTCCAGATCTCTTCGAAAAAGAAAGCATTTTGGACTTCAATGGAAAGCTTGAGAAGTGGGTTAGGGATTCAATGAGTGTAAGGAATGCTGGAGTGCAATTGGCTGAAGCTGTAGGAGGAAGGTCAATCCACCCCCTTACCCCCTTAATTGGAGGTTTTTCTAAAACTCCTGAAAAAGAGAAATTGAATGAATGCGTTAAGTCCCTGAAAAGGATAAGGCTGCAGGTAATTGACTTGATTGACCTGTTTTATAACCATAAAATAAATTTTGAGAGAAAGACAGATTATGTCTGCCTTGCAGGGGAACCATATAATTTCCTTGAAGGCGAAATAATCAATTCAAGGGGCATCTGCATTCCTGAAGACCAGATGCTCAAGTACGTGGAAGAATTTGTCATCCCTTATTCTAGCGCAAGCCAGTTTGAATTTGACGACAAGGCTTACATGGTTGGCGCTCTTTCAAGGCTTAATTTGAACAAGTATCACTTGCACAATGAAACAAAGAATGATGTAATGAGGGCAGTGGAAAAGTTTCCCTCTAATTCTTGCTTTGACAATAATCTCGCGCAGGCAGTTGAAATGCTGCACTGCATTGATTATTCAATTGAATTAATTGAATTGAATGATTTTGTTAAAGAGGAAGTTCCTGCAATCGAGCCAATAGAATCTGAGGGCATTGGGGTAGTGGAAGCTCCAAGAGGCACTTTATATCATGAATATCATTTTAATGAAGAAGGAAAGGCAACGCACTGCAATATAATAATCCCCACTGCACAGAATGCAAAAAACATTGAGCACGACATAAAGGATTTCATTGAGCCAAAGCTTTCCCTTCAAAAAGAAGCTCTTTCTTTGGAATGCGAAAAAGTTGTGAGGGCTTATGACCCCTGCATGAGCTGTGCTACTCATTTCCTTAAAGTAGAATGGCTTTGA